The Fundidesulfovibrio magnetotacticus genome has a window encoding:
- a CDS encoding polysaccharide biosynthesis/export family protein has product MKKSLVLFIVLILAQAALALDYAIVAGDKLAVTVQGEQELSLPVTVRPDGKITYPHAGDIQAAGLTPLQLADSLAQRLKTYVRKPVVMVSVVEGKNDKVYVVGGGVKPTFFEISTHKTLLQVLASIEDMSLADLNEASLVRENVAVLKGFRELYEEGNIAKNQELQAGDVIILPVLKDRFVYVSGAVNKPKILSFREGMTVLDAIMEAEGFTKYASQNSTKVIRRGDGKEVVLKVKAKHLLENGDSSQNILLRRGDMVIVEEGLF; this is encoded by the coding sequence GTGAAGAAATCCCTCGTGCTTTTCATCGTGCTGATCCTTGCCCAGGCGGCACTGGCCCTCGACTACGCCATCGTTGCCGGCGACAAGCTGGCCGTCACGGTGCAGGGGGAGCAGGAGCTGAGCCTCCCCGTCACCGTGCGCCCGGACGGCAAGATCACCTATCCCCACGCCGGGGATATCCAGGCCGCGGGGCTGACCCCCCTCCAACTTGCCGACAGCCTGGCGCAGCGACTCAAGACCTATGTACGCAAGCCCGTGGTCATGGTGAGCGTTGTGGAAGGCAAGAACGACAAGGTCTACGTGGTGGGAGGCGGCGTGAAACCCACGTTCTTCGAGATTTCAACCCACAAGACCCTGCTTCAGGTGCTGGCCAGCATCGAGGATATGTCCCTGGCGGACCTGAACGAGGCTTCGCTGGTGCGCGAGAACGTGGCGGTGCTCAAGGGGTTCAGGGAACTCTATGAGGAAGGCAACATCGCCAAGAACCAGGAGCTCCAGGCTGGAGACGTGATCATACTTCCCGTGCTCAAGGACCGCTTCGTCTATGTGTCCGGCGCGGTGAACAAGCCCAAAATCCTGTCGTTCCGGGAGGGCATGACCGTTCTTGACGCCATCATGGAGGCGGAAGGCTTCACCAAGTACGCCAGTCAGAACAGCACCAAGGTGATCAGGCGCGGCGACGGCAAAGAAGTGGTTCTGAAAGTGAAGGCCAAACACCTTCTGGAGAACGGGGACTCCTCCCAGAACATTCTCCTGCGTCGCGGAGACATGGTCATCGTCGAGGAAGGCCTCTTCTAA
- a CDS encoding XrtA system polysaccharide chain length determinant, with product MSNSLHEYHYYIGLILGRKRLLLAVAAIVMTAGVIVAYSLPKTYEASSTVFLEQNVITDLVKGIAVTPSVDAKLKMLSVALLSRTMMLKVITELNKDMAYAHERHVEEYLQQLTSRTKISFQEKQGVFRITLRDVNPVFAKDFVNTITRKYIDENTSSKREESLDATKFLAEQIEIFKRRIDTAEDAISRYKSEKGYLLSTDDIFLRGEIATGEKKLEEIAIKRAELEAKLRIIKERGPEPGKLAEAEAHLSDMLARYTEEHPKVARARAEVARLRYGRGDEAGRRSSLAAQDAVHMLEIEIEALKSMQEHQQKLLADNKNNLREMPSVKAELAELVRKKENESVVYQQLVSRYGQSEVSKQMELQDKSITFRILDPAVLPQNPVSPNRLLIILASMGGGIVAGAGLIILMDLIRGGVKGVSELKELAIPVLAVVPNVQDMEAERVVRRKDRLIMTLAAGYFALILVLAVSDTMHLGARSEVITNYLVASVNKFISN from the coding sequence GTGTCCAACAGCCTGCACGAATACCACTATTACATCGGCCTCATCCTTGGCAGGAAGCGCCTGCTTCTTGCTGTAGCAGCCATCGTGATGACCGCCGGAGTGATCGTCGCCTACTCATTGCCGAAAACATACGAGGCCAGCAGCACCGTATTCCTGGAGCAGAACGTCATCACTGACCTGGTGAAAGGCATTGCAGTAACACCATCTGTTGACGCAAAACTCAAGATGCTGTCCGTTGCCCTGCTCAGCCGCACCATGATGCTCAAGGTCATCACCGAGCTAAACAAGGACATGGCCTACGCCCACGAAAGACATGTCGAAGAGTACCTGCAACAGCTCACAAGCCGCACAAAAATCTCCTTCCAGGAAAAGCAGGGCGTGTTCCGAATAACCCTTCGCGACGTAAACCCGGTGTTCGCCAAGGATTTCGTGAACACCATCACCCGCAAGTACATCGACGAGAACACCTCCTCCAAACGCGAGGAGTCCCTGGACGCCACCAAGTTCCTGGCGGAACAGATCGAGATCTTCAAACGCAGGATCGACACGGCCGAGGACGCCATCAGCCGCTACAAGAGCGAAAAGGGCTACCTGCTCTCCACGGACGACATCTTCCTGCGCGGCGAAATCGCCACCGGGGAAAAAAAGCTGGAAGAGATCGCCATCAAGCGCGCCGAACTGGAGGCCAAGCTCCGGATCATCAAGGAGCGCGGCCCGGAGCCCGGCAAACTGGCCGAAGCCGAGGCCCACCTGTCGGACATGCTCGCGCGCTACACCGAAGAACATCCCAAGGTGGCCAGGGCCAGGGCGGAGGTTGCCCGGCTGCGCTACGGGCGGGGCGACGAAGCGGGACGCCGCAGTTCCCTGGCCGCGCAGGACGCAGTGCACATGCTGGAGATAGAGATCGAAGCCCTCAAGAGCATGCAGGAGCACCAACAGAAGCTGCTCGCCGACAACAAGAACAACCTGCGCGAGATGCCCAGCGTGAAGGCCGAATTGGCGGAACTGGTACGCAAGAAGGAGAACGAGAGCGTGGTCTACCAGCAACTCGTCTCCCGGTACGGCCAGTCCGAGGTCTCCAAGCAGATGGAACTGCAGGACAAGTCCATCACGTTCCGCATCCTGGATCCGGCCGTGCTCCCCCAGAACCCCGTGAGCCCCAACAGGCTGCTCATCATCCTTGCCTCCATGGGGGGCGGCATCGTCGCCGGGGCAGGCCTGATCATCCTGATGGACCTGATCCGGGGGGGGGTCAAGGGCGTTTCGGAGCTCAAGGAACTCGCCATACCTGTTCTCGCGGTGGTCCCAAACGTTCAGGATATGGAGGCGGAGCGCGTGGTCCGGCGCAAGGATCGCCTGATCATGACGCTCGCCGCCGGATATTTTGCGCTCATCCTGGTCCTGGCCGTGTCGGACACAATGCATCTAGGCGCTCGGAGCGAGGTGATCACGAATTACCTCGTCGCCTCCGTGAACAAATTCATCAGCAACTGA